A window of the Dioscorea cayenensis subsp. rotundata cultivar TDr96_F1 chromosome 14, TDr96_F1_v2_PseudoChromosome.rev07_lg8_w22 25.fasta, whole genome shotgun sequence genome harbors these coding sequences:
- the LOC120275265 gene encoding UPF0426 protein At1g28150, chloroplastic: MALLIKAHPSTPSTPCFKISSPPPPPAAAAVLSWRSSIPTTTRRRRRRRCSRIQACFNPFEDQPILKEALKEPVAFMGGVFAGLLRLDLNEEPLREWVARTVEASGMDVEKGGGEDGLGLDGEEDAPQEIEIE; encoded by the exons ATGGCTTTGCTCATCAAAGCTCATCCATCAACTCCCTCAACGCCG TGCTTCAAGAtttcctctcctcctcctcctcctgctgctgctgctgttctCTCATGGCGCAGCTCAATCCCAACAAcaacgagaagaagaagaagaaggcggtGTTCGAGGATTCAGGCCTGCTTCAATCCCTTTGAAGATCAGCCAATCCTCAAAGAGGCCCTCAaa GAGCCGGTGGCGTTCATGGGCGGCGTGTTCGCTGGGCTTCTCAGGCTGGATTTGAATGAGGAGCCGCTGAGAGAGTGGGTGGCGAGAACTGTTGAGGCTTCTGGGATGGATGTGGAGAAGGGTGGTGGGGAGGATGGGTTAGGGTTAGATGGTGAGGAAGATGCGCCTCAAGAGATTGAGATTGAATGA